GGCATATTAAAACAGCATTCAAACTTACCTGGAAGTTGTTCTTACGTTCCATGGGCTGTAGTTTGGGGGAGTTGACAGGATGACTTATTATATTCCGTATAGTACGTCCATGCTGTTGTAAATATCCTGAAGCAGTTTTCAACAACACAACGTTCAATTTCATACAAATTTGTCAGCAAGCCATCCCATGAGCCCGGCATTACTTGTGATTACGACGAAAAACAGCTATTGTTATATGTCCTGCGTCTTGCTGGCTTAATTCCGATTTAAATATCCAATTTCCACGTCATTTTGGGGGAGAATCCAAAGATCCAAAGAGAGCATAAAACATGACACCACAACCCTGCGTGAAGTATAGTACAACACGTGTGTAatgcagcgtacacacacaGGCACACGAGCCTATTCAAGaaagtttgctttgttttccgcgccttttgtaaaaaatgtcGTCTGCTCGCACAATGCACATTGTTGTGTATAACATTTTGCATGGAGTCTCGCATGTGATAGGAACAAAAGATGGGTGTTTATAAGCTTGTTTGTTATGATTTAAAGATGGATATCTTTTACAAAGGGGAATTAAATAAACTTAGTAGGCCTACCTCAattgtacattatttgtttttttcgagacaaaacaaatgtcatgTGGAAATTACTGGCCTCGGGGAGTGGTTGTTGAACGccgaacaattataattttgctTAGAAGTGGACGGCCATAGCAATAAACATTCACCGACGCCACTGTTTGTAAAAGTAACGTACATGAACATGCCTGCGTGTCAGTATCTCAGTACAGTGAATGAACAAGCAAGCCctccccccctaaaaaaaaaaaaaaaaaaaaaaaaaaatagaaaatgggTCAGTGGAACCACATCTCCGTCGCTCTATACAAATAACCTAATTAAATCTAATTTAATCTTTCAACACATAACGTCAACGGTGGTTTGAAATGAGGAGCTGCTGAAGTTTTTTGGGCAATTTAATTAACGGTCTGTGCACACAGATGCTGGGAATCGAGTTTCTGGATttgcaatgaaataaatattggTTTCACTGGTTGATACGGCTCACACTGTAGACTGAGACAGAGGTTGTAGATAATGTGTATGGCCTATATACTCGTGGAACTattaaaattgaaaatgaaacCAAAATGGAGTACCTCTCTTCATCTAATATGCGTGtgcaaaaatgttttaaaatgtgaaAACCAATGAGTTAAATATGTTTAAATAATTTAGTGGGGAGTCTTTTATTTCTAGTATGTGGCTTAGCAATACCAATGCGATCCGAGGCCTATATCAGATCATGGGTATGGGGAACAGCTACAAAAAACAGCAATACGAAACAATTTGCATAGTGCATCTGCGCACTGAATTGTCCAACcttaatgctgatttataggaaAAACATTAATATATACTAAAATTAACAGTCGagacctgggctcaatttcatagagctgctaagcacaaaaatttgcttagcatgaaatttctttctttataaaaacaggattaccaaccaaatttcaacgtgattttcaggatgagcaaacaacagctgaataccagtaacaaggaatatgcaacaaattgaaatttggttggtaatcctgtttttaccaaaggaagaaatttcatgcttagcaaatttttgtgcttagcagctctatgaaattgggccctggcaatttacaggcaaccagttctagGCAATCTCCGAGAAGCAAAGGCATTTACATCTCTGAATGTCAACATCTTTTTCGCAGGGAACGAAGTACATGGTTTTCGTGTGTTACCAACGTTGACTCGTGCGGCAAGCCCCTAATGGTTTCCTCGGGAACATGAAGTAAAACTTTACAATGTAAACAAACCACAACATAACTTGTGACATGGGAGTCTCTCACTTTGTTATTGATAGCGACTTCCAAAACTATAACATATACTCGATTATGCGTTGTTTATAATCTACACGTTCCCtttgtttcacaaaatgtttcaaatagAGATCGAAAGAAgatgtttgaaacaaaaaatgtggcATCAAAGTGGTCCTGCAGaatgtaaaagttgcctcgtgtgacaagtcCCTAATGGTGACCCCGCGGAACATAGAGTAACGAAACATGcagcaacataatttatatgcGATGAGAGTTTCTCGCtttgtaatgggagactttttggacgcttggtggcagcagacttaccaggtaaaatccattgttctcggtcatgtgcgcacgctcagaactacgtaaaaaatggaaatatacctggtaagtctgctgccatctagcgtcccaaagtctcctcCCAACACTTCAACATTTCCTCAGAACGTTTTTAGTTCAATTACGGTTAATGCAAGAGCTTCCATAAATACAAATGCTTTCAATGAAATGTACTTTAAATATCTACATATTCACAGACTGTTTCTAATAAGGATCGaattaaaatgttaaaacaaaattaggtACTGCAAAATGTAAAAGTTTCCTCGTGTGAAAATCCAACCCTGGAACAGAGAGTAAACAAAACATACCACAACAAAATTCCCTGGAGATGGGAGTCTCTCACTTTGTTATTGATAGCAACTTCCAACACTTCAACAttttctcagaaaattttcagcttccaaaaataaaaatgctcTCAACGATGATGTACTCTAATTCTCTACAATGTTTTTACGCGGAAGAGAGACCCTTAATGGAAACCAATTAACCAGGTAGGTCTCGGGGCCATCGACAGATGACTGATGGAAAAGAAAACGAAAAGGttttattttcatcaaattGATTGGGAAGGTCTAAAGCTCGAGCTCGTTAATTAAGTGActtgattttaaaatgtttgcttAATTAGTAATCTGACTGCGAAATGACAACATGGCGACCGAGTGGTTATGGTGTGCGATGGGTTTTTTAATGGACATGACTTCAGTAATTTGGTTTACAAACTGACAGTTAGGAACAACATTATTTGTAAAGGTTTCGTTCTGTCCGGCATGAGTCATAGAAGAGAAAACTCATCTTTTCATCTATCCACTGCATGCCACTGTTTAGACTCTTCCAAATTGCCCTTATGAGGTTGTCAAAATGACACAAATGTTAGATATTGGACATCCAGCAATTTTCTGTAATGGATTTTTGACACTCTAATGGGTTTGTACAGAGAATATCtataccttgtacatcgatattggatattgggcATTCACGTTGGATTGAAAAGTGAATGTCTGACTTGCTCATCGATATtgaatattggacattcacgtgTTTGCACAGTGAACGTCTACATTGAACATCAATATTGGATATGTGTCAATTAAGAATGTCTAGTTTGCACATCGATAATGGATATTGGCCATTCATGTATATTTTGTACAGTGAACGTCTACCTTGTTCATCAATACTGGATATGTGTCATGTCCACGGTGTTGCACGGTGAATGTCTACCTTACACATCGATATTGCACATCGTTATtgcacatcgatattggatattggccATTCACgtataggtttgtacagtgaatgtctaccttgtacatacATATTGGATATGTGTTATTCGAGTACGTTGCACAGTGAATGTCTATTAATTTGCACATCAATAATGTATATTGGACATTCACTTGAGTTTGCACATGTCAATGTCTACCCTGTACATCGACATTGGATATTGAAAAGTCACAGTGGTCTGAAACGATCTGGTTGTGACAAAACACGTTGTGACAAACACATCGGCAGAGCAATACATATCGACACTCTGTCTGAAGTATccattattttaaatgatcacCCCAACGCTAGCCTTGCTACAAGAACCCTTATAAATCTCTCACCAGGCCAAGGTTACGGCTGGAGTGAAAGACTGTGTCTGAAATTGCATATAGGTCATACTCAGGATTCCAATGATAAAAAGTTCATATAATCTTGAACACAAAGATACAATACATAGCCCTATATACGTGATCcctaacaatattttgaaattggTGTATTTAAAAGGTACTGTGCGCTTTTGGCAATTACTCAGAACAATTTTGACATAAAAACGTActgggtaacgagcaatggagagctgttaatagcatacaacattttgagaaactgctccctgacttgagaaagacgtaatggctcactcaaataattaaagacttcatCTGAAGCCtcttattatgcatctgaaagcaaaacaagttgtgcaacaagtttttttttctttcattattctcttgcaacttcgatgaccaataacttagcccaaattttcacaggtttgttattttgttcaaatgttgggatacaccaagtgagaatactttgaTGAAAGACtcaaacttattattttgtatttgtctttttgtttgtatttccaGCTTGAAATGGCAAGATTGGACTTGATTCTACTTCTTCTATCGGTGGTAGTGGCTGCAGTGGTGCTCCAGTGCCGGGCTGACGATGAAAACACCGATGGGCAAGGCGCCGCCGATGTAGACGAAGTTCTAAAACAACTCTACGGAGAAGATGAGAATGATGACGATAAACGCGCCAACCACTACGCTAGTGGACGCCAGCGTACAAGGGGGAAGGCCGGCTACCGTAGGGTGACTAAATCGGACCCGGACATGGACGCAGTAGCCGGACTAGAAGACATGGATGAGGAGAAACGGGCTAACTACCGCGCCTCAATCAGTCGTGGTGGCAAGAAGGGATTCCGTAGATACACCAAATCTGATGGAGACGAAGAGGAGATCCCCGAACTGGAAGAGATGGATGAGGAGAAGAGAGCCAACTACAGAGCCACTATGAACGGCGGACGTAAACCCCACCGCTTCAACCGATTCACCAAGGCCGACGGAGACGGAGAGGAGGAAGGACCGGAGGATCTGGAGGGGGAGGACATAGACGAGGATAAACGAGCCAACTACCACGCCCGAGGTGGCAAGCCTAGAGGTGGATTCCGCAGGTACACGAAGTCGGACGAGGATCAAGATGCTATGGAGCAGGCCGAGGAAATGGACGAAGAAAAGAGAGCCAACTACCACGCACGAGGCGGCAAGCCTAGGGGTGGGTTCCGCAGGTACACAAAGTCAGACGAAGATCTCGCCATGGAGGAAGCAGCAGCCGATGAACTGGACGAGGATAAGCGCGCCAATTACCACGCCTCACGCGGGAGACAGAGGGGCGGGCGTCGAAATTAGATTGTGACAAAAAAGTATAATATCAGTTACGCAACAGTTTAAACTCTTTTTCATTATCTGGTCTGTCGGAAATCATGCAtaggggggaagggggggggggacacatcaaaacaaaacctAAGCATCTTAACTTTCAGTAAGTTTTCATTTTGACCTAGGGATTTATTGCCGCAATGTCTTTGACTTAAATTATCGCTTTGGTGTATTCAATCTCGAAAGCTCGTTATAAACCACTCCCTTAATTTTTGGTGGAACACATTCACTCATGGCCAGAGAAATTAATATTGTCAGAAATTATGTCTTTATCTAAAGATGACTGACAAGGTGGCAGCAACATGGCtacaacaaattatgttttcaaaaaaaaaatggctttaCACTGACACCCATTGAGCTTTGAAGCAAGTGTTggcgaaaacaaaaacaaaacaaaccaataaTAGATACAAAATTAAAGTGACCTTGGACAAAGACAAGATATTTCGGCAATTAGACCAGCTCGACGTGATTTATGGGATAGAGTATCTGCGCCACAATATTGATGGAGGCTCTTCtgattaatttgtatttttcttaagttaataaacaaaatgtgcatTATGTATAACTTCACATACATTTGGTTTACGATTACTCTGTAACAttaatcattgtattttataagTGTAAATATCCTCACCATTCTATATTTGTAAGTGTTGCTGGTGTTgctcttcaaaaacaaaacacaaaggcGAAGAATGAAAGAAACGGAGTAACAAAACGCCCATAAACTGAGATTCAAATTGGTTGCTTGTGCATTCTGGTGCATTTTAGCTGCAGGTTTAAAGAAAAACTGAGTGTACATAAAAGCAGAAAATCGATGATTGCTCGGAAATGGTTTTGCTTTAAGTGAAAAAGCTTCAATTTCTTTCGAGGGAATTTTGGACACTCGATCTGGAGGAAGGCTAGATTATGAAGTTCTAACAAACACAAAGACCTTTCAAGCTTTAAACTCACAAACCATAAAAGCGCGCAGAAACAAACTCGGCATAGGCTTACTTATTATTATGAAGTGCACTTCAATTAGCAACCATGTCACCATACATACTTATTCAAATTTATACATGCTTATTCAAAATTTAAACTTGGAAAAATCtggtaaaaataaatatattagtTTGCCAATGCTTAAAAGAAGAAAGGGTACTGTGCGACAACTTTGACTGGTAACTAATGGTTAATTAGTGGTTGAATTCGAAAAGTCTATGGTTTCATTGTGTGGCAACTAATTTTAATCAACTGATCAACCATGTTGACAAAGAAGGCGATTGTCAAACTATAATCAACCGGAGTTACCAGTCCAGCTTGCTCGTAATGCTATTTTTCGTCCGTTAGTTAAACCACATTTTCTCGATTTAACAGTAGTTTAAACATGAAACGCACCTGAGAATTAAGTGATGAGTAGCCGAAATATCTGCAAATTATGTGGTTTTTCTTGTcaatgaaagcaaaataaagAAGTAGTCAAAGTTAAACCAAGATAAACGAAAGAATTTGTGTGATATTTTGTTGAA
The sequence above is drawn from the Asterias amurensis chromosome 13, ASM3211899v1 genome and encodes:
- the LOC139946552 gene encoding uncharacterized protein, with translation MARLDLILLLLSVVVAAVVLQCRADDENTDGQGAADVDEVLKQLYGEDENDDDKRANHYASGRQRTRGKAGYRRVTKSDPDMDAVAGLEDMDEEKRANYRASISRGGKKGFRRYTKSDGDEEEIPELEEMDEEKRANYRATMNGGRKPHRFNRFTKADGDGEEEGPEDLEGEDIDEDKRANYHARGGKPRGGFRRYTKSDEDQDAMEQAEEMDEEKRANYHARGGKPRGGFRRYTKSDEDLAMEEAAADELDEDKRANYHASRGRQRGGRRN